One genomic window of Clostridioides sp. ES-S-0054-01 includes the following:
- a CDS encoding YhbD family protein, translating into MEELISKKDLLSKTNISYGQLYRWKRKNIIPEEWFIKKSAFTGQETFFPRDKILERIELILSMKEETSLDDIANMFMKKDTNKEFDIDFILSKEVICNYTKEIFQNLYKKELSIGKKELLILNVIEKFLVKSTITFEELKLIVNIIEENFTAIYNENGKIYLFRKFGVPFVVGCLDYKKVKFEKDMVKIVEIDLMKEINDISIRLS; encoded by the coding sequence ATGGAAGAATTAATATCTAAGAAAGATTTACTGAGTAAAACTAATATATCTTATGGGCAATTATATAGATGGAAAAGAAAAAATATTATACCAGAAGAATGGTTTATAAAAAAATCAGCTTTTACAGGTCAAGAAACTTTCTTTCCAAGAGATAAAATACTAGAGAGAATAGAACTAATATTATCTATGAAAGAAGAGACTTCTCTTGATGATATTGCAAATATGTTTATGAAAAAAGATACTAATAAAGAGTTTGATATTGATTTTATTCTCAGTAAAGAAGTTATATGTAATTATACAAAGGAAATATTTCAAAACTTATATAAAAAAGAGCTGAGTATAGGTAAAAAAGAACTACTTATATTGAATGTAATAGAGAAATTCTTAGTTAAATCCACAATAACTTTTGAAGAATTAAAACTGATAGTGAACATAATAGAAGAAAACTTTACAGCAATATATAATGAAAATGGTAAAATTTATTTGTTTAGAAAGTTTGGAGTTCCATTTGTAGTAGGATGTCTGGATTATAAAAAAGTAAAATTTGAAAAAGATATGGTTAAGATTGTTGAGATTGACTTAATGAAAGAAATAAATGATATAAGTATAAGGTTATCATAG
- a CDS encoding rubrerythrin family protein: protein MNLKDSKTKENLLRAFAGESQARNRYNISASVAKKEGLYIIESLFNYTADQEKSHAKQFFSKLKEFAGENINISGAYPVDLYDKTAQHLKAAQHNELQEWDDVYKNFGKTAREEGFESIAKLFENIAEIEKVHGDRFGRYATDLEEGTLFRRNEDIQWICTHCGHIHVGKEAPKACPVCLHPQGYFLDFKNSLFE from the coding sequence ATGAATTTAAAAGATAGTAAAACTAAAGAAAATTTATTAAGAGCTTTTGCAGGTGAGAGTCAAGCTAGAAATAGATACAATATTTCTGCATCTGTAGCAAAAAAAGAAGGATTATATATAATAGAATCTTTATTTAATTATACTGCTGACCAAGAAAAATCACATGCAAAACAATTCTTTTCTAAACTAAAAGAATTTGCTGGTGAAAATATAAATATATCAGGAGCATATCCTGTAGATTTATATGATAAAACAGCACAACATCTTAAAGCTGCACAACATAATGAGCTTCAAGAATGGGATGATGTATATAAAAACTTTGGAAAAACAGCACGTGAAGAAGGATTTGAATCTATAGCTAAATTATTTGAAAATATAGCTGAAATAGAAAAGGTTCACGGTGATAGATTTGGTAGATATGCTACTGATTTAGAAGAAGGTACTTTATTTAGAAGAAATGAAGATATACAATGGATATGTACACATTGTGGACACATCCATGTAGGTAAAGAAGCTCCAAAAGCTTGTCCTGTATGTCTTCATCCACAAGGATATTTCTTAGATTTTAAAAACTCATTATTTGAATAA